The following proteins come from a genomic window of Diprion similis isolate iyDipSimi1 chromosome 8, iyDipSimi1.1, whole genome shotgun sequence:
- the LOC124410008 gene encoding uncharacterized protein LOC124410008, protein MAGYVPVLLITANVGSIFEEPGVMLNVWTEEFLATIARLDPKFIALHCQEVGGKNYEQSMRHVEYFVRLLMSSEELRLFDKVRVFLDEDFSSAEHFTALGNFYFIHESLKDVLLWDFKESSFSPVSGKDVHSGNIEAVTTKEKAKFPQDFFPECKWSRKGFLRTRWSINGTVFDLINIHLFHDASNFVAMETFPSVYSKTRRRALEHTLDRFHNDQYPNVPYFLFGDFNFRTDTAGVIKKLTEDTQESKLPNKNNFSKLQFHNKDDHLILTLGKKEFSHFEHQDVFMKNSGQWLREYDRELEDFEGRLLEFPINFLPSYPFEENIDEGSNYMQTRVPAWCDRVLLSPIAKTLAQDASASDAVEYGIIGPTTCMGDHKPVYLRIVLLSEAGTVNCCELANAPQYCFKVPDSYVDRLSMLPDCRSYNLDSKQSHIDNSSSNLLHAATIKHDPYTPDSMDSPSPCALVVPGEALPDLESPDDYNMEIGYDQSAPRLSTASKRLDTAVSPALLKSKLELIVQSKRQQRDCNFRKNVVHVKKIEKSPSDCDLYYASTVEKSESEKQREDEEDDSEIGASKNWSNSDVSWQRSQLLTRAWVQGKEHQVYDNFRSDVNNRKSLSSLNLLDLKYYEAGTDMVIPKIAIINASNFESNASSVHINDERHSAYSEARLSTYSDNRTKTISGEASSLEKSDEICSRIYDESDYDGRTRFCDNVKENFNERNYSIEDSSINKDRDKKRLSKISIDSLTDDMKLKLEVNSYKDTKSISRDNNNKYVSKDKNDETFIMEEKLSTDDDSSKAKRYEKNGVSSEEERLLVTKAEKYNVEEKNVVVDNLDSSSSGSSTKASVIPNIYESQTGNTANAINDSLNTYSSINTALPNETENAYKSETRNEVLASLNTTRSNSTQSQDGNIKLGLTARKVTEKCKNDIVREKGKCRRCCCVIS, encoded by the exons ATGGCAGGTTATGTTCCGGTACTACTAATTACAGCCAACGTCGGCAGTATATTCGAAGAG cctGGTGTAATGCTCAATGTATGGACGGAAGAATTTCTGGCC aCAATAGCAAGATTAGATCCAAAGTTCATAGCGCTTCACTGCCAGGAAGTGGGTGGAAAAAACTACGAGCAGAGCATGAGGCACGTCGAATATTTCGTTAG ATTGTTGATGTCCTCGGAAGAATTAAGGCTGTTTGACAAAGTGAGGGTTTTTCTTGATGAAGATTTTTCATCCGCTGAACACTTCACC GCACTGggaaatttctattttatacaTGAATCTTTGAAAGATGTACTATTGTGGGATTTTAAAG AATCAAGTTTTTCACCGGTAAGCGGAAAAGATGTACATTCTGGCAACATTGAGGCCGTCACAACCAAAGAAAAGGCAAAGTTCCCTCAAGACTTTTTTCCAGAATGTAAGTGGTCCAGAAAAGGTTTCCTGAGAACCCGATGGAGTATCAATGGAACGGTTTTTGATCTCATAAACATTCACTTGTTTCACGACGCCAGTAATTTTGTGGCAATGGAAacg TTTCCGTCGGTATACAGTAAAACTCGAAGAAGAGCCTTGGAGCACACCCTGGATCGATTTCACAACGATCAGTATCCAAACGTTCCTTACTTCTTATTTGGAGATTTTAATTTTAGGACAGACACCGCTGGTGTAATAAAG AAACTTACAGAAGACACTCAAGAGagcaaactgccgaataaaaataatttttcaaaattacaattcCATAATAAAGACGACCATTTGATTCTAACCTTGGGCAAAAAAGAGTTTTCGCATTTCGAGCACCAGGACGTGTTCATGAAAAACAGTGGCCAATGG CTTCGAGAGTACGACAGAGAGTTAGAAGACTTTGAAGGAAGATTATTAGAAtttccaattaattttttacccagCTATCCGTTTGAGGAGAATATTGACGAGGGGAGTAATTACATGCAAACTAGAGTTCCGGCATGGTGCGATCGAGTTCTACTAAGTCCGATTGCAAAAACACTGGCCCAAGAT GCGTCCGCATCTGACGCAGTAGAATACGGCATCATTGGTCCAACAACGTGCATGGGTGATCACAAG cCTGTCTACCTGAGAATTGTTCTACTATCGGAAGCAGGTACAGTAAACTGTTGCGAATTGGCTAACGCTCCGCAGTATTGCTTCAAAGTACCCGACAGCTACGTCGATAGATTGTCTATGTTGCCTGATTGTCGTAGTTACAACCTTGATAGTAAACAATCGCATATCGACAATTCATCGTCTAACCTTTTGCACGCTGCTACCATTAAGCATGATCCGTACACGCCAGACAGCATGGATAGTCCTAGTCCTTGTGCACTAGTTGTTCCTGGTGAGGCGTTGCCAGACCTTGAATCGCCTGATGATTACAATATGGAAATTGGCTACGATCAGTCCGCGCCTCGATTGTCGACCGCATCTAAGAGGCTGGATACTGCAGTGTCGCCGGCGCTGCTAAAATCCAAGCTTGAGCTTATTGTACAGAGCAAAAGACAACAGCGGGATTGTAACTTCCGAAAGAATGTCGTCCACGTGAAGAAGATTGAGAAAAGTCCAAGTGATTGCGACCTGTACTACGCGTCAACTGTCGAGAAAtctgaaagtgaaaaacaaaggGAAGATGAAGAGGATGATAGTGAAATTGGAGCGAGCAAGAATTGGAGCAACAGCGACGTTTCCTGGCAGAGATCTCAATTGTTGACGAGGGCTTGGGTGCAGGGTAAAGAGCATCAAGTTTACGACAATTTTCGGTCAGATGTTAATAATCGCAAATCATTATCTAGCTTGAATTTGTTGGATCTAAAGTATTACGAGGCAGGTACAGATATGGTGATACCGAAAATAGCTATCATAAATGCTAGCAATTTCGAGTCGAACGCAAGTTCGGTTCATATTAACGATGAGAGACACAGCGCGTATTCCGAAGCTAGGCTTAGCACCTATTCGGATAATAGGACAAAAACCATTAGCGGCGAAGCTTCTAGCTTGGAAAAATCCGACGAGATATGCAGTAGGATTTACGATGAAAGTGATTACGACGGAAGAACAAGATTTTGTGATAACGTCAAAGAGAATTTCAacgaaagaaattattcaatcgAGGATTCCAGTATTAACAAGGATAGGGATAAGAAGAGATTAAGTAAAATAAGCATAGATAGCTTAACCGATGACATGAAACTGAAACTGGAAGTCAATTCGTACAAAGATACAAAATCGATAAGTAgagataacaataataaatacgtATCTAAAgacaaaaatgatgaaactTTTATTATGGAAGAAAAGTTATCGACTGATGATGACTCGTCGAAAGCTAAACGGTATGAGAAAAATGGAGTGTCATCCGAAGAGGAAAGACTTCTCGTTACGAAAGCGGAAAAGTATaacgtagaagaaaaaaacgtggtCGTAGATAATTTAGATAGTAGCAGTAGTGGTAGTAGTACTAAAGCCAGTGTAATACCAAACATATACGAATCGCAAACAGGCAACACTGCCAATGCGATAAATGATAGTTTAAATACGTACAGTTCGATTAACACAGCATTGCCTAACGAAACTGAGAACGCTTACAAATCGGAAACCCGTAATGAAGTACTGGCATCGTTAAATACAACACGAAGTAACTCGACCCAGAGTCAAGACGGTAATATAAAGCTAGGGTTAACAGCGCGAAAAGTCACtgagaaatgtaaaaatgataTTGTCAGAGAGAAGGGTAAATGCAGGAGATGTTGCTGCGTCATATCCTGA